A genomic segment from Bradysia coprophila strain Holo2 chromosome III, BU_Bcop_v1, whole genome shotgun sequence encodes:
- the LOC119077897 gene encoding uncharacterized protein LOC119077897, whose translation MVKSILRLTNGPALLCIFVALISVVQALWSKFELISVENSKSGIFVTKLKVESYNKTAYLISGTIDQAADLNDDYDCEVKIYHSSKNNDDYKQLAIKVSREGVCEVFETSYWKGIEKDFQASSNIPTRVEDEKYCLTLKKTTYEMDDFAFNYNIIPKVLDVGTYKVEIIIYKKGSPDVSSMAVFVAKLF comes from the exons ATGGTAAAATCTATTCTTCGCTTAACTAACGGACCAGCGTTATTGTGCATCTTTGTGGCACTTATCAGTGTTGTGCAG GCACTTTGGTCTAAATTTGAGTTGATATcagttgaaaattcaaaatctggGATTTTTGTCACAAAACTAAAGGTAGAATCTTACAACAAAACAGCATATTTAATTAGTGGAACCATAGACCAAGCAGCAGATTTAAACGATGATTATGAC TGTGAAGTGAAAATATACCATAGTTCCAAGAATAATGATGACTACAAGCAATTGGCGATTAAAGTTTCCCGAGAAGGTGTTTGCGAAGTTTTTGAAACTTCGTATTGGAAAGGAATCGAGAAGGACTTTCAAGCCAGTTCAAATATACCGACACGTGTCGaagatgaaaaatattgtttgactTTGAAAAAG ACTACCTATGAAATGGACGATTTCGCTTTCAACTACAACATTATTCCGAAGGTTCTGGATGTCGGTACATATAAAGTTGAAATCATAATCTATAAGAAAGGATCGCCGGACGTGTCTTCCATGGCTGTATTCGTAGCGAAACTATTCTGA
- the LOC119077025 gene encoding oxidoreductase AflY-like: protein MACLNSPRTAAGAYELTKNLLIKAHAEYDINYRGYLANHLPHGLYTLCALGASTSRLQQFYDKYVKKLEPISKTSTVIDSSNWETNIGCKGSYSDYLRYFDNELEVKGLKNTFDLYFSQLMGESLGAALHPLINIGYAMEFKNPILLSEGLAYVCITPLRDTSKILNNADVIGASSDTTIFQLIEELQSIKFPEIHNDGWNFQRKTEFLLENYGMVFRDLIAKWDLTQGDKLLDKLNELTEASILAVFGTYPKQIDFFLLHGLTGNHAVRILFQNLPEALQRQILKVNLLGFLTDYVVQRCPKVDINFITGYKETNGNLTWDVILDKTISTDEVHVPKVIRCLTHFMEAVPLPQRSKLFTDTFLKQCAIKLVDIVQEEEDFLF, encoded by the exons ATGGCTTGTTTAAACTCCCCTCGAACAGCTGCTGGAGCGTACGAGTTAACTAAAAATCTACTTATTAAAGCTCATGCAGAATATGACATCAATTATCGGGGGTATTTAGCCAACCATTTACCTCACGGTCTTTACACGTTATGCGCTCTAGGAG CATCGACATCGCgtttacaacaattttacgATAAGTACGTAAAGAAACTAGAACCCATTTCCAAAACTAGTACAGTAATCGATTCGTCAAATTGGGAGACGAACATTGGATGCAAAGG tTCATACTCTGATTACCTgagatattttgataatgaatTGGAGGTAAAAGGGCTGAAAAACACTTTCGATTTATACTTCAGTCAACTTATGGGTGAATCACTAGGCGCGGCACTGCATCCGCTGATCAACATCGGCTATGCTATGGAATTTAAAAATCCAATACTCCTTTCTGAAGGACTTGCATATGTGTGCATAACACCTTTGAGAGATACCTCAAAGATTTTAAATAATGCCGATGTGATTGGTGCAAGTAGCGACACAACCATTTTTCAACTCATCGAAGAACTGCAAAGCATTAAATTTCCTGAAATTCATAATGACGGTTGGAACTTCCAAAGAAAGACGGAATTTTTACTAGAAAATTATGGGATGGTTTTTAGGGATTTGATTGCCAA ATGGGATCTTACCCAAGGCGACAAACTACTCGATAAACTCAATGAACTGACAGAAGCGTCCATATTAGCCGTTTTTGGAACATATCCcaaacaaattgattttttcttacTACATGGATTAACTGGCAACCATGCCGTGCGAATTCTATTCCAAAATTTGCCGGAAGCTTTACAGCGTCAAATTCTGAAAGTCAACTTACTGGGATTTCTCACCGACTATGTTGTTCAGCGGTGTCCGAAAGTTGATATCAATTTCATTACTG GCTACAAGGAAACTAATGGAAATCTGACATGGGACGTCATATTAGACAAGACTATTTCGACTGATGAAGTGCATGTACCGAAAGTAATTCGTTGTTTGACCCATTTTATGGAAGCGGTTCCGTTGCCGCAACGATCGAAGCTTTTCACCGATACGTTCCTCAAGCAGTGCGCTATTAAATTGGTCGATATTGttcaagaagaagaagattttttgttttaa
- the LOC119076971 gene encoding SEC14-like protein 2, with protein MTSVRSPTLQDDQKFSLMKFRRAVADVTKPEHDDFFLIRWLNARNWDIEKAEKMFRDSIKWRERWGVDDIVNWKVPQPIVDYCPHGLSGFDKDGSPIIIIPFAGMDMWGTLHTVSRADYIRATIQNLEHYMKIGYEQSKTHGPSARQFVIIFDMEGFIVKQYTWRPAAEVVISLIKMYEANYPEILKCCYIINVPRVFAFVYNIVKNFLDDYTLSKIFIFKNESKKWLPKLLLHVDESQLPKYFGGQMTDSDGNPKCLSKICWGGKVPEELYTDKNDSLAKNEDFVETTIKKGGKIKLELKCDDDEYLLKWEFRTIDHDIRFGITRVNNQTGDENIEIPLQRVASHQLDEEGFITCQKDCTYHVLFDNSYSYFKGKRIRYSISLVKQQNVADLEEAADKITNN; from the exons ATGACATCAGTAAGGTCACCAACATTGCAAGACGATCAGAAGTTCTCACTGATGAAG tttcgaCGTGCTGTCGCTGATGTTACGAAACCGGAAcatgacgatttttttctaattAGGTGGTTAAATG CAAGAAATTGGGACATTGAAAAAGctgaaaaaatgttcagaGAT AGCATAAAATGGCGTGAACGATGGGGCGTCGATGACATTGTCAATTGGAAAGTACCTCAACCAATAGTCGATTATTGTCCACACGGTCTATCCGGTTTTGACAAAGACGGAAGTCCAATTATTATAATACCATTTGCCGGTATGGATATGTGGGGAACTTTGCATACCGTATCGAGAGCTGATTACATACGTGCAACAATACAGAATTTGGAgcattatatgaaaatcggaTATGAACAAAGTAAAACTCATGGACCATCAGCTAGGCAGTTTGTGATTATATTTGATATGGAAGGGTTTATTGTTAAACAGTACACATGGAGACCAG CCGCAGAGGTAGTTATTTCGCTAATTAAGATGTACGAGGCAAACTATCCCGAAATTCTAAAATGTTGTTATATTATCAACG TACCGAGAGTGTTTGCATTTGTCTACAATATCGTCAAAAATTTCCTAGACGATTACACACTGagcaaaatattcattttcaagAATGAGTCGAAGAAATGGCTACCTAAACTGTTATTGCACGTCGACGAGTCTCAATTACCGAAGTATTTTGGAGGACAAATGACTGATAGCGATGGTAATCCAAAGTGTTTGTCAAag ATTTGTTGGGGTGGCAAAGTTCCAGAGGAACTGTACACTGATAAAAATGATAGTCTGGCAAAGAACGAAGACTTTGTTGAAACAACAATAAAGAAAGGTGGAAAAATTAAACTAGAGCTGAAATGTGATGACGACGAGTACCTGTTAAA atggGAATTCAGAACTATCGATCACGACATTCGATTCGGAATCACACGGGTAAACAATCAAACCGGCGACGAGAATATTGAAATTCCATTGCAGCGTGTAGCCTCACATCAGCTGGACGAAGAGGGGTTTATCACTTGTCAGAAGGATTGTACAT ATCATGTCTTGTTCGATAACTCCTACAGCTACTTTAAAGGAAAGCGAATTCGTTATTCAATATCTCTAGTGAAGCAACAAAATGTTGCCGATCTTGAAGAAGCTGCCGATAAAATTACCAACAACTAA